From the genome of Deinococcus sp. AJ005, one region includes:
- a CDS encoding AAA family ATPase: MTHSEKYQKLAKVFTPASPVEDRSLFAGRLEQLASLWQVLDLRGMHGILYGERGVGKTSLINILKIILEASQTAKDLIVAKHSCYSQDDFEEVWKKIFQEIKIPNRFMVGEDRSQRPAARLDGYTRLSSIIKDDYTYTSREIVRTLSNIRVDKVVIILDEFDRLDSRFDKKLFADVIKNVSDAHQNIKIIIVGVSDDVNSLVGQHESIRRNLKEVNMPLMPPAELREIVLKGLSLLDLRISDENLSTIVELSAGYPYYTHQICYHACYMAIGSDKIFLDDAAIKYSIGQTIQDSKETIRHTFQGATMANQKNFFKEVLYACAICNTDEHGYFQASDLERILSRILGRQAKVQQFARHLTKLSSPERGNVLICYGNSRKKRYKFTDPLMRAYIQMIAYTQGVAP, translated from the coding sequence ATGACACATAGTGAAAAATATCAAAAGTTGGCAAAAGTTTTCACGCCCGCATCACCTGTAGAAGATAGAAGTCTATTTGCTGGACGATTGGAGCAACTGGCTTCTTTATGGCAAGTTTTAGATTTAAGGGGCATGCACGGAATCTTGTATGGAGAAAGGGGCGTCGGAAAAACATCTCTAATCAATATTTTAAAAATAATACTTGAGGCATCACAGACGGCGAAGGATTTGATTGTAGCTAAGCATAGCTGTTATTCGCAAGACGACTTTGAAGAAGTGTGGAAAAAGATTTTCCAAGAGATAAAAATTCCCAATCGATTTATGGTGGGCGAGGATAGGAGTCAGAGACCGGCTGCGAGACTAGATGGATATACACGACTTTCTTCCATCATTAAAGATGATTATACATATACGTCGAGAGAGATAGTTCGGACTCTTTCAAACATTAGAGTTGATAAAGTAGTAATCATACTTGATGAGTTTGATAGACTGGATTCTCGGTTCGATAAAAAGCTTTTTGCTGATGTTATTAAAAACGTCTCGGACGCTCACCAAAATATCAAAATAATAATCGTTGGAGTAAGTGACGACGTGAATAGTTTAGTAGGACAGCATGAATCTATCAGAAGAAATCTAAAAGAAGTAAATATGCCTCTGATGCCACCCGCTGAGTTGAGGGAGATTGTGCTTAAAGGCTTAAGCTTGCTAGATTTAAGAATATCTGACGAAAACTTGTCTACAATAGTGGAATTATCTGCTGGATATCCTTATTATACTCATCAAATTTGCTACCATGCTTGTTATATGGCGATTGGAAGCGACAAAATCTTTTTAGACGATGCCGCTATAAAATATTCAATTGGGCAAACTATTCAAGACAGCAAGGAAACTATTCGGCACACTTTTCAGGGTGCGACGATGGCGAACCAGAAGAATTTCTTCAAAGAGGTGTTGTACGCTTGTGCTATTTGTAACACTGATGAACATGGATATTTTCAGGCGAGTGACTTAGAACGTATACTCTCCAGAATTTTAGGCAGACAAGCGAAAGTCCAGCAATTTGCACGCCATTTAACTAAGCTGTCTTCTCCTGAACGCGGTAACGTTCTAATCTGCTATGGTAATAGTCGGAAAAAACGATACAAGTTTACTGACCCGCTTATGCGTGCATATATTCAAATGATTGCATATACCCAGGGCGTAGCTCCCTGA
- a CDS encoding adenosylcobalamin-dependent ribonucleoside-diphosphate reductase → MTILDAQPLTTFDENAQHIAKRQYLQPSDGDIGGMFRRIANWVAGAEKPEARLAWAQKYYDLMAGKKFCPGGRVLAGAGTQHGNVLNCFVQGATENDPASFEGVMEVAKKLALVTKVGGGNGVNLDVYRPRAEGSRPDAGVRGWVYMAAAHADVTDFIQGLMRPPTQPDGDKQPVAVRNWTRVVYGQAIAPELVALARANGVQIVRALPEGVQSVPDDMGGIVDAARKVAEDAKLNLEPRLDLSEMRAEGAPIKGSGGTSSGPVSFLMEIFDNFLEWANRGAEDAGPINTLRFVYAPVLRVVRQGGTRRGAGMATISIAHADVLDFLTAKDLDREASEGDISTFNISILITEKFWDTLQAGGVWPMTAQEVPGKYYLAAQEGSFDGQFPELPDRAQDGARGVPVYSTGKGKNAQSGIPAAWLWDQIAQHAWSTGEPGLIFNDRVNEFSALKNLGERYEIRSTNPCGEIPLTIGEPCDLGAINLAAYVDNSRFDYATFRADVRTCVRFLDDVLDVNVFALEDNRVASQDLRRLGLGVMGLADALIKLGLRYDNEAGRETIMEIMSALREEAVAESERLGEERGVYPVYTRNEAKMPHPPRRNVAVLTVAPTGTTSMLMGVSSGIEPVFSPFIWRKIGSEYRALLAPLFVELLETYPAPDGVQKDGGWDWDKVTEAVSENHGSVVGLPFIPDALQQVFVCAHDIAPQDHVRMQGTVQRAFDADGFAGNSLSKTINLPNDATVQDVQDAYSEAYRTGCKGITVYRDGSRQFQVLSTSKTKEEKTEDAPAQAAAEVMGETVSEQDAPAQPVAAPAAPVASKPQPSAPAKPQYDRPARLSGITDMVKLTDPTSGHRRSFLVTVNHLNGKPVEVMVISGRAGDEANADSEALGRVVSIALQHGVPAQALIKTLRGINGGLYGSYNGRLVGSKADLIAVALETFQKDMAAGQIAVQEAAGLPPLAGGSGVSVEGMDGATRERCPVCEERAVIREEGCLKCQACGYSKCG, encoded by the coding sequence ATGACCATTCTCGATGCCCAGCCGCTGACCACTTTCGACGAGAACGCCCAGCACATCGCTAAGCGGCAGTATTTGCAGCCCAGCGACGGCGATATTGGCGGCATGTTCCGGCGGATCGCGAACTGGGTGGCCGGAGCGGAGAAGCCCGAAGCGCGGCTGGCGTGGGCGCAGAAGTATTACGACCTGATGGCGGGCAAGAAGTTCTGCCCCGGCGGGCGCGTGCTGGCAGGGGCCGGAACGCAGCATGGCAACGTCTTGAACTGCTTCGTGCAGGGCGCAACCGAAAACGATCCCGCCTCCTTCGAGGGCGTGATGGAAGTAGCCAAGAAACTGGCGCTGGTGACGAAAGTGGGCGGCGGCAACGGCGTGAATCTGGACGTGTACCGTCCCCGCGCCGAGGGCAGCCGCCCCGATGCGGGTGTGCGTGGCTGGGTCTACATGGCCGCTGCCCATGCTGACGTGACCGACTTTATTCAGGGCTTGATGCGCCCACCCACCCAGCCGGACGGCGACAAGCAGCCAGTGGCCGTTCGCAACTGGACGCGCGTGGTCTACGGTCAGGCGATTGCGCCGGAGCTGGTGGCGCTGGCCCGCGCCAACGGCGTGCAGATCGTGCGTGCGTTGCCCGAGGGCGTGCAGAGCGTCCCCGACGACATGGGCGGTATCGTGGACGCGGCCCGCAAGGTGGCCGAGGACGCCAAGCTGAACCTGGAACCCCGCCTGGATCTGTCCGAGATGCGCGCCGAGGGTGCGCCGATCAAGGGTTCGGGCGGCACCAGCAGCGGCCCGGTCAGCTTTCTGATGGAGATCTTCGACAACTTCCTGGAGTGGGCCAACCGGGGCGCGGAGGATGCGGGGCCGATCAACACGTTGCGCTTCGTGTATGCGCCTGTCTTGCGTGTCGTGCGGCAGGGCGGCACGCGGCGCGGCGCTGGGATGGCCACCATCTCCATCGCGCACGCGGACGTGCTGGATTTCCTGACCGCCAAGGATCTGGACCGCGAGGCATCCGAGGGGGACATCAGCACCTTCAACATCTCCATTCTGATCACGGAGAAGTTCTGGGACACCCTTCAGGCGGGCGGCGTGTGGCCCATGACCGCGCAGGAAGTGCCGGGCAAGTATTACCTCGCGGCGCAGGAGGGCAGCTTTGACGGTCAGTTCCCCGAATTGCCAGACCGCGCCCAGGACGGTGCGCGCGGCGTGCCCGTCTACAGCACAGGCAAAGGCAAGAACGCCCAGAGCGGCATTCCCGCCGCATGGCTGTGGGATCAGATCGCGCAGCATGCGTGGAGTACCGGCGAACCCGGCCTGATCTTCAATGACCGCGTGAACGAATTCAGCGCCCTCAAGAACCTGGGGGAGCGGTACGAGATTCGGAGTACGAATCCCTGCGGCGAGATTCCACTTACCATTGGAGAACCCTGTGATCTGGGCGCAATCAACCTCGCGGCCTACGTAGACAACAGCCGCTTCGATTACGCCACCTTCCGGGCCGATGTCCGTACCTGCGTGCGTTTTCTGGACGACGTGCTGGACGTGAACGTGTTTGCGCTGGAGGACAACCGGGTGGCCAGTCAGGATTTGCGCCGCCTGGGCCTGGGCGTGATGGGTCTGGCCGACGCGCTGATCAAGCTGGGGCTGCGCTACGACAACGAGGCGGGCCGCGAGACGATCATGGAAATCATGTCGGCGCTGCGCGAGGAAGCAGTGGCCGAGAGCGAACGCCTGGGCGAGGAGCGCGGCGTCTACCCGGTCTACACCCGCAACGAGGCCAAGATGCCGCACCCGCCCCGGCGCAACGTGGCGGTGCTGACCGTGGCCCCCACCGGCACCACCTCCATGCTGATGGGCGTTAGCTCCGGCATTGAACCTGTGTTCTCGCCCTTTATCTGGCGCAAGATCGGCAGCGAGTACCGGGCGCTGCTGGCCCCCCTCTTCGTGGAGCTGCTGGAAACCTACCCGGCCCCCGACGGCGTACAGAAGGACGGCGGCTGGGACTGGGACAAGGTCACGGAAGCCGTCAGCGAGAACCACGGCAGCGTAGTGGGCCTGCCCTTTATCCCCGACGCGCTCCAGCAGGTCTTCGTGTGCGCCCACGACATCGCGCCGCAGGATCATGTGCGGATGCAGGGCACCGTGCAGCGGGCCTTTGATGCCGATGGATTCGCGGGCAACAGCCTGTCCAAGACCATCAACCTGCCCAACGACGCCACCGTGCAGGACGTGCAGGACGCCTACAGCGAGGCGTACCGCACCGGCTGCAAGGGCATCACGGTCTACCGCGACGGCTCGCGCCAGTTTCAGGTGCTGAGTACCAGCAAGACCAAAGAAGAGAAGACCGAGGACGCCCCCGCGCAGGCCGCCGCTGAAGTGATGGGCGAGACGGTGTCTGAACAGGATGCCCCTGCACAGCCTGTCGCCGCTCCCGCTGCCCCCGTTGCCAGCAAGCCGCAGCCTTCCGCGCCCGCCAAGCCGCAATATGACCGTCCCGCCCGCCTCTCTGGCATCACCGACATGGTCAAGCTGACCGATCCCACCAGCGGACATCGGCGCTCGTTCCTGGTCACGGTCAACCACCTGAACGGCAAGCCGGTGGAGGTCATGGTCATCAGCGGGCGCGCGGGCGACGAGGCCAACGCAGACAGCGAGGCGCTGGGGCGCGTGGTGTCCATTGCCCTCCAGCACGGCGTTCCGGCCCAGGCGCTGATCAAGACCCTGCGCGGCATCAACGGCGGGCTGTACGGCAGCTACAACGGGCGACTGGTGGGCAGCAAGGCCGACCTGATCGCCGTGGCGCTGGAAACCTTCCAGAAGGACATGGCCGCCGGGCAGATTGCCGTGCAGGAAGCGGCGGGCCTGCCGCCCCTGGCCGGAGGCAGCGGCGTCAGCGTTGAGGGGATGGACGGCGCAACCCGCGAACGCTGCCCCGTCTGCGAGGAGCGGGCCGTGATTCGTGAAGAGGGTTGTTTGAAGTGCCAGGCGTGCGGCTATAGCAAGTGCGGGTAA
- a CDS encoding NAD(P)H-dependent glycerol-3-phosphate dehydrogenase, with amino-acid sequence MSALSILGAGGWGTALAVGAARRGQDVILWARRPELVAELTQTRMNTDYLPGVPLPEALRFTSDLAEAVDGADFALVVVPSVGVPELLEGLPRKLGVVLCAKGLAPDGGQLSTLARQMGFTRVAVLSGPNLASEIGRGLPAATVVASSDQALALAVQSALMSPALRVYTSSDEVGVELGGVLKNVMALAAGLVDGLELGDNAKSALITRGLREMRRYLLALGAQEDTVYGLSGLGDLFATATSPLSRNRSAGEAIARGQQPGHGGQVVEGLRTAGLLDAWATAHGHDLPIVRAVARVASGAWTLETGITSLMERDAKAEEQG; translated from the coding sequence ATGAGCGCACTCTCGATCCTGGGGGCGGGTGGCTGGGGCACGGCGCTGGCAGTAGGCGCGGCGCGGCGCGGGCAGGACGTGATCCTGTGGGCGCGGCGGCCTGAGCTGGTGGCCGAACTGACGCAGACCCGCATGAATACCGATTATCTGCCTGGCGTGCCACTGCCGGAAGCCCTGCGTTTCACCTCTGACCTTGCAGAAGCGGTGGATGGGGCCGACTTTGCACTGGTGGTGGTGCCCAGCGTGGGCGTGCCGGAATTGCTGGAGGGGTTGCCGCGCAAGCTGGGCGTGGTGCTGTGCGCCAAGGGCCTCGCGCCGGATGGCGGGCAACTCAGCACTCTGGCCCGCCAGATGGGGTTTACGCGTGTGGCTGTGCTGAGCGGTCCCAACCTCGCCTCGGAGATTGGGCGGGGGTTGCCTGCCGCCACGGTGGTGGCCAGTTCGGATCAGGCGTTGGCCCTGGCGGTGCAGTCGGCCCTGATGTCCCCGGCCCTGCGCGTGTACACCAGCAGCGACGAGGTGGGCGTGGAGCTGGGCGGCGTCCTGAAAAACGTGATGGCGCTGGCCGCCGGTCTGGTGGACGGTCTGGAACTGGGCGACAACGCCAAGTCCGCTTTGATCACCCGTGGCCTGCGCGAGATGCGCCGTTACCTCCTGGCCCTGGGCGCGCAGGAGGACACCGTGTACGGTCTGAGCGGGTTGGGCGATCTGTTCGCCACCGCCACCAGCCCCCTCAGCCGCAACCGCTCGGCGGGCGAGGCCATTGCACGCGGTCAGCAGCCCGGCCACGGCGGACAGGTGGTGGAGGGCCTGCGGACGGCGGGCCTGCTGGACGCCTGGGCCACGGCGCACGGCCACGATCTGCCCATCGTGCGTGCGGTAGCGCGGGTGGCGTCGGGTGCGTGGACCCTGGAGACCGGTATCACCAGTCTGATGGAGCGGGACGCCAAGGCTGAGGAGCAGGGCTGA
- a CDS encoding trans-aconitate 2-methyltransferase, whose amino-acid sequence MQRPPFTALAAVYDAIMADVEYDHWADFVLTYARDGGLELADAAALDLACGTGGFTRELTAAGLRVTGLDGSEDMLREARVRQPEVEFVASDLRTFALPGRFDLITCVFDSLNNLLSLEDLAAALTRARAHLKPGGLLAFDVNTRLGVRELWEGDAIEGLAPLPGGGEVHYHWSHHHDAGADLGVVQAFCRIEEGGDLREFVETHRERGYDPADLEEPLRAAGFARWEIVEYPDYAPPMPDVPRVWVFAWAEE is encoded by the coding sequence ATGCAGCGCCCACCGTTTACCGCCCTCGCCGCCGTGTACGACGCGATCATGGCAGACGTGGAGTACGACCACTGGGCTGATTTCGTGTTGACCTATGCCCGCGACGGGGGGCTGGAACTGGCAGATGCGGCAGCGCTGGACCTCGCCTGCGGCACCGGGGGCTTTACGCGCGAACTGACAGCGGCGGGCCTGCGCGTGACTGGCCTGGACGGTAGCGAGGACATGCTGCGCGAGGCACGGGTGCGGCAGCCGGAGGTGGAGTTCGTGGCAAGTGATCTGCGGACCTTTGCCCTCCCAGGGCGTTTTGACCTGATCACCTGCGTTTTCGACAGCCTGAATAACCTGCTGAGTCTTGAAGACCTGGCAGCGGCCCTGACGCGCGCGCGGGCGCACCTGAAACCCGGCGGCCTGCTGGCCTTTGACGTGAACACCCGGCTGGGCGTGCGCGAGCTGTGGGAGGGCGACGCCATAGAAGGGCTGGCCCCGTTGCCCGGCGGCGGCGAGGTGCATTACCACTGGTCCCACCACCACGACGCCGGAGCCGATCTGGGCGTGGTGCAGGCGTTCTGCCGCATAGAGGAAGGCGGCGATCTGCGCGAGTTCGTCGAAACCCACCGCGAACGTGGCTATGACCCCGCCGATCTGGAGGAACCGCTGCGGGCGGCGGGTTTTGCCCGCTGGGAAATCGTGGAATACCCCGATTACGCCCCGCCCATGCCCGATGTACCGCGCGTGTGGGTCTTTGCCTGGGCTGAGGAATGA
- a CDS encoding DUF1802 family protein, with product MTRPHNPPSQPLSALKEWDAQCQLLTTGRLSVLLRKGGIMETHDGFEVEHRQFLLYPTFLHQNAAELQPDYQPLLRPDPAPGQIVLPALAEVVAVQKVESLAAALRLEPLQALNAGAIERRFHYRGRPWIHALLLRVRPLSAPLTLTETPDLLGCVSWVPLGDVQVETGEAVVAEDELQARREELERLLRA from the coding sequence ATGACCCGCCCCCACAATCCCCCGTCCCAGCCGCTCAGCGCCCTCAAGGAATGGGACGCCCAGTGCCAGCTCCTGACCACGGGCCGCCTGTCGGTGCTGCTCCGCAAGGGCGGCATCATGGAAACGCACGACGGCTTTGAAGTCGAACACCGCCAGTTTCTGCTGTATCCCACCTTTCTGCACCAGAATGCCGCCGAGTTGCAGCCCGATTATCAGCCTTTGCTTCGCCCGGACCCTGCCCCTGGTCAGATCGTCCTGCCCGCGCTGGCCGAGGTGGTGGCCGTGCAGAAGGTGGAGTCGCTGGCGGCAGCCCTCCGTCTGGAACCCTTGCAAGCGCTGAACGCTGGGGCCATCGAACGGCGGTTCCATTACCGGGGTCGCCCCTGGATTCACGCCCTGTTGCTGCGGGTGCGTCCGCTGAGTGCGCCGCTGACATTGACGGAAACGCCGGACCTGCTGGGCTGTGTCAGTTGGGTGCCGCTGGGCGACGTGCAGGTGGAAACGGGCGAGGCAGTGGTGGCCGAGGATGAATTGCAGGCGCGGCGAGAAGAACTGGAGCGTTTGCTGAGGGCATGA
- a CDS encoding type II secretion system protein — protein MKKDAGFTILELLIVLAVVVILALFLIPNLVGARDKAHDTASIIYGRNMLTHATAWLADEPTHKVSDLQTACLDATYVAEGAESIFPVSVSACEVQKLGADAYGIKVTSRTGNEFQFRN, from the coding sequence ATGAAAAAAGACGCCGGATTCACAATACTCGAACTTTTGATTGTCCTCGCCGTGGTAGTTATCCTTGCCCTCTTCCTCATTCCAAACTTGGTGGGGGCGCGTGATAAGGCCCATGATACCGCCTCTATTATCTATGGTCGCAATATGCTCACTCATGCCACCGCCTGGTTAGCTGATGAACCCACCCATAAAGTCTCTGATCTACAGACGGCTTGCCTGGACGCTACTTATGTGGCCGAAGGTGCAGAAAGCATATTTCCAGTTTCTGTCTCTGCCTGTGAAGTACAAAAATTGGGCGCAGATGCTTACGGTATCAAAGTCACTTCTCGCACAGGTAACGAGTTTCAATTTCGAAATTAG
- a CDS encoding prepilin-type N-terminal cleavage/methylation domain-containing protein: MKNSTHGMKNNTQGFTLIELLIVIAIIGILAAVLIPNLLAARTKANESAASSFLRNTITAVETSRDSVTGKLTAVTNCLTLQDKTAFPAGVASCAVTYGTADDYTINVTMQNGTKFDYDGKETKKS, encoded by the coding sequence ATGAAGAACAGCACCCACGGCATGAAGAACAACACCCAGGGCTTTACCCTGATCGAGCTGCTCATCGTCATCGCCATCATCGGGATTCTGGCTGCCGTGTTGATCCCCAACCTGCTGGCCGCGCGTACCAAGGCCAACGAGAGCGCCGCCTCCAGCTTCCTGCGCAACACCATCACCGCTGTGGAAACCAGCCGCGATTCCGTGACCGGCAAGCTGACCGCCGTAACTAATTGCTTGACCCTTCAGGATAAAACCGCATTCCCCGCTGGCGTCGCAAGCTGTGCTGTCACCTACGGAACCGCCGACGACTACACCATCAACGTCACCATGCAGAACGGCACCAAGTTCGACTACGATGGCAAGGAAACCAAGAAGAGCTGA
- a CDS encoding prepilin-type N-terminal cleavage/methylation domain-containing protein, whose product MKNNTQGFTLIELLIVIAIIGILAAVLIPNLLAARTKANESAASSFLRNTITAVETSRDTVSGKLDTTKTDCLVLQGKTALPAGVTSCLVTYNTSDGYTINVTMQNGTKFDYNGKEIAKS is encoded by the coding sequence ATGAAGAACAACACCCAGGGCTTTACCCTGATCGAGCTGCTCATCGTCATCGCCATCATCGGGATTCTGGCTGCCGTGTTGATCCCCAACCTGCTGGCCGCGCGTACCAAGGCCAACGAGAGCGCCGCCTCCAGCTTCCTGCGCAACACCATCACTGCTGTGGAAACCAGCCGTGACACCGTGAGCGGCAAGCTGGACACCACCAAGACCGATTGCCTAGTTCTCCAGGGCAAGACTGCTCTGCCCGCTGGCGTCACGAGCTGCCTCGTCACCTACAACACGAGCGACGGTTATACCATCAACGTCACCATGCAGAACGGCACCAAGTTCGACTACAACGGCAAGGAAATCGCAAAGAGCTAA
- the dnaB gene encoding replicative DNA helicase → MELTPRVPPHSNDAEISVLGSVLLDNDTMSSLGDTVSPEMFYREGHRKIFTAMRDLQERGEPVDLVTLSEDLRSKGTLDEVGGLTYLIGLSDQVPTAAYAEHYARIVQEKHTLRMLISASGKAMQLAYDAQLPLEDLLDRAEKMIFEVAEQKQKGEQYQAMGEVVHDTFEYITLLHANKGIPDGVSSGFKDLDEQISGLQKGSLNVLAARPSMGKTAFALSIAQNVALRGEKTVAVFSLEMPSVQLALRMLCSEARVDMNRIRSGQLNERDFERLAHAAGRLAEAPMVIDDEPDLTLNGLRSKLRRIAAQHGQLGLVVVDYLQLMSGGKSSGGSDNRQQEISMISRGLKSLAREMEVPIMVLSQLSRAVEQRPNHRPMLSDLRESGAIEQDADIVMFIYRDEYYNKETDQQGIAEIIIGKQRNGPVGTVKLQFHSSHVRFNDLAPEGV, encoded by the coding sequence TTGGAACTCACGCCGCGCGTTCCACCGCACAGCAACGACGCTGAGATCAGCGTGCTGGGCAGCGTATTGCTGGACAACGACACCATGAGCAGCCTGGGCGACACGGTGTCTCCTGAGATGTTTTACCGCGAGGGCCACCGCAAGATCTTTACCGCCATGCGCGATTTGCAGGAGCGCGGCGAGCCGGTGGATCTGGTAACCCTCAGCGAGGACCTCCGCAGCAAGGGCACGCTGGATGAAGTGGGGGGGCTGACCTACCTGATCGGTCTGTCGGACCAGGTGCCCACCGCTGCCTACGCCGAGCATTACGCGCGCATCGTGCAGGAAAAGCACACGCTCCGTATGCTCATCAGCGCATCGGGTAAGGCCATGCAACTGGCCTACGACGCGCAACTCCCACTGGAAGACCTCCTGGACCGCGCCGAGAAGATGATCTTTGAGGTGGCCGAGCAGAAGCAGAAGGGCGAGCAGTATCAGGCAATGGGCGAAGTGGTCCACGACACCTTCGAGTACATCACCCTGCTGCACGCCAACAAGGGCATTCCCGACGGCGTGAGCAGCGGCTTCAAGGATCTGGACGAGCAGATCTCGGGCTTGCAGAAGGGGAGCTTGAACGTGCTGGCAGCGCGTCCCTCAATGGGAAAAACGGCCTTCGCCCTGTCCATCGCTCAGAACGTCGCCCTGCGCGGCGAGAAAACCGTGGCGGTGTTCAGCCTAGAAATGCCCAGCGTGCAACTGGCGCTGCGAATGCTGTGTTCCGAGGCCCGCGTGGACATGAACCGCATCCGCAGCGGGCAGCTCAACGAACGGGATTTCGAGCGGCTGGCGCACGCGGCGGGCCGACTGGCCGAGGCCCCCATGGTCATTGACGACGAGCCGGATTTAACGCTCAACGGCCTGCGCTCCAAGCTGCGGCGCATCGCCGCGCAGCACGGGCAACTGGGGCTGGTGGTGGTGGACTACCTGCAACTGATGTCGGGGGGCAAGAGTAGCGGCGGCAGCGACAACCGCCAGCAGGAAATCAGCATGATCTCGCGCGGTCTCAAGAGTCTGGCGCGTGAAATGGAAGTGCCGATCATGGTTCTTAGTCAGCTCAGTCGTGCGGTGGAACAACGCCCCAACCACAGGCCGATGCTGAGCGATTTGAGAGAATCGGGCGCGATTGAGCAGGACGCGGACATCGTGATGTTCATTTACCGCGACGAGTACTACAACAAGGAGACCGATCAGCAGGGAATAGCCGAGATCATCATCGGTAAACAGCGCAACGGGCCGGTGGGCACGGTCAAGCTGCAATTTCACAGCTCGCACGTCCGCTTCAATGACCTCGCGCCGGAGGGCGTGTAA
- a CDS encoding NUDIX domain-containing protein produces MTGDGGGKSAAAGGQRRRRRRRTPSNTPGPGQVTNTVAVPVPAPPSKRGQKRVVEGPRIAVGCIVLRGDEILLVRERGRWSLPKGGLEGGELIQDGARRETFEETGLVVELRDLAFMVEFKAQTWGHHLQFFYTGREVSGKLEPRDPDRDVQEARFVPIRHLREFIRFRPRLVALETWLRERRPRHFVFNLDQEPAMLRKRRRVGEGSVSISEPEFSDEPDL; encoded by the coding sequence ATGACCGGCGACGGCGGGGGCAAGAGCGCGGCGGCGGGTGGACAGCGCAGGCGGCGGCGGCGGCGTACGCCCAGCAACACGCCGGGGCCGGGGCAGGTCACCAACACGGTGGCGGTGCCTGTGCCCGCCCCGCCCAGCAAGCGCGGACAAAAGCGTGTGGTGGAGGGGCCGCGTATCGCCGTGGGCTGCATCGTGCTGCGCGGCGACGAGATTCTGCTGGTGCGTGAACGGGGGCGCTGGTCTCTGCCCAAAGGCGGTCTGGAAGGCGGCGAGCTGATCCAGGACGGCGCACGGCGCGAAACCTTCGAGGAAACCGGGCTGGTGGTGGAACTGCGTGATCTGGCCTTTATGGTGGAGTTCAAGGCGCAGACCTGGGGCCACCACCTGCAATTCTTCTACACCGGGCGCGAGGTCAGCGGCAAGCTGGAGCCGCGAGATCCGGACCGCGACGTACAGGAAGCCCGATTCGTACCGATCCGGCACCTGCGCGAATTCATCCGCTTCCGCCCGCGTCTGGTGGCGCTGGAAACCTGGCTGCGCGAACGCCGCCCGCGCCATTTTGTGTTCAATCTGGACCAGGAACCCGCCATGCTCCGCAAACGCCGCCGCGTGGGCGAGGGCAGCGTGAGCATCTCCGAACCAGAATTCAGCGACGAGCCGGATTTGTAG
- a CDS encoding NAD-dependent epimerase/dehydratase family protein: protein MNAKIYVAGHDSLIGAVVCRKLEELGYWNIITRSAEDLDLRDQVAVQSFFEQELPDYVFLATLAGEHVLDGLLRPAESLYGKVMGAFNVIHASYLYEVRKLLSIIDCQFNLEALRYEADDFAIQAYQKEGQDSDHLTRSMVTGLCDRYRRQYSCDFISVVFHLDATPSEDGAVPSTLSGSVPASLSGSAPLGQPSLGQMSVSGPAALQDSAAMWQRDQLYAEDPAHACLFLMENFSATGPITVRTGMRGGNMA from the coding sequence GTGAATGCCAAAATTTACGTGGCCGGGCATGACAGCCTGATCGGCGCGGTGGTGTGCCGCAAGCTGGAAGAGCTGGGCTACTGGAATATCATCACGCGCAGCGCCGAGGATCTCGATCTGCGCGACCAGGTGGCTGTTCAGTCTTTTTTCGAGCAGGAGCTTCCCGATTACGTGTTCCTGGCGACGCTGGCGGGCGAACACGTCCTTGACGGCCTGCTGCGTCCCGCCGAATCGCTATATGGCAAGGTCATGGGTGCCTTCAACGTGATTCACGCCTCGTATCTGTACGAGGTTCGCAAGCTGCTGAGCATCATCGACTGCCAGTTCAACCTGGAAGCCCTGCGCTACGAGGCCGACGATTTTGCCATCCAGGCTTACCAGAAAGAGGGCCAGGATAGCGATCACCTGACGCGCTCGATGGTCACGGGCCTGTGCGACCGCTACCGCCGCCAGTACAGTTGCGATTTTATCTCGGTGGTGTTCCATCTGGACGCCACCCCCAGCGAGGACGGTGCAGTTCCGTCAACTCTGTCTGGTTCGGTTCCGGCCTCCCTGTCAGGCAGCGCGCCGCTGGGGCAGCCGTCGTTGGGCCAGATGTCGGTTAGCGGCCCGGCTGCCTTGCAGGACAGCGCCGCGATGTGGCAGCGCGACCAACTCTATGCCGAGGACCCGGCCCACGCCTGCCTCTTTCTGATGGAGAACTTCTCGGCCACCGGACCGATCACGGTCAGGACTGGAATGCGCGGCGGCAACATGGCCTGA